A genomic region of Mus musculus strain C57BL/6J chromosome 7, GRCm38.p6 C57BL/6J contains the following coding sequences:
- the LOC115486543 gene encoding ankyrin repeat domain-containing protein 26-like: MQFKYIEQELLSIKIAQKQYEKLREDQRSLRREALGLQCQLRENMAKLEDKKHALAQRDSNYDSVMSQMELRIKNLESELEKLEAEKESNERKVEKYQQRCVRERELSQMLSHKLTKTNNKLSKVRTDILLVTERNRTVQNTLTTRPVPKSPGVTKHDTYINRNPNFIASRNSEPAIPSPQPSPELMGRSLFKKQQKMVKDITEEVDKAAAELESWSLEAYPSGSK; the protein is encoded by the exons ATGCAATTTAAATACATTGAGCAGGAGTTGTTATCCATAAAAATAGCACAAAAGCAATACGAGAAGCTGCGTGAAGATCAGAGGAGTCTGCGAAGGGAGGCACTAGGCCTGCAGTGCCAGCTGCGAGAGAACATG GCAAAACTAGAAGACAAAAAGCATGCACTGGCACAAAGAGACAGTAATTATGACTCGGTAATGAGTCAGATGGAACTCAGGATTAAAAACCTTGAGTCGGAGCTCGAGAAACTGGAAGCTGAGAAAGAGTCCAATGAGAGAAAGGTAGAGAAATACCAACAGCGCTGTGTCCGAGAGCGGGAGCTCAGCCAAATGCTATCACATAAACTCACCAA AACTAATAACAAACTAAGCAAAGTCAGAACAGACATTTTGCTGGTGACAGAACGGAACAGAACTGTACAGAACACTCTTACTACAAGGCCTGTCCCCAAAAGTCCTGGTGTCACGAAGCATGATACTTATATAAACCGCAACCCTAACTTCATCGCAAGCAGAAACTCAGAGCCTGCCATACCCAGCCCTCAGCCTTCTCCTGAGCTTATGGGGAGGAGTCTATTCAAG AAGCAGCAAAAAATGGTAAAAGACATAACTGAAGAGGTAGATAAAG cTGCAGCTGAACTTGAGTCTTGGTCCTTGGAAGCTTATCCTTCAGGATCTAAGTAA